Proteins from a single region of Amblyomma americanum isolate KBUSLIRL-KWMA chromosome 10, ASM5285725v1, whole genome shotgun sequence:
- the LOC144106746 gene encoding arylsulfatase B-like, with protein sequence MLRSALLSVVICACLVESRRPSSRKPSRPPHIIFLFADDVGWNDVSFHGSRQIPTPNLDALAAWGVVLQRHYSMPTCSPSRTALMTSYYPSRTSVGHMVYPAAPKGALELRFKLLPQWLKDLGYRTHMLGKWHLGYKSIEYTPTWRGFDTFFGYYNGEGYYFNHTVAWQGHCGLDMWHNIGHRVQPVTNLTGVYSTSAYTNQARKIIADHDTNKPLFLYVAYEAAHSTCNGCTPEAPQEEVDKFAYIEASNRTFFAGAVDVMDQSIGQVLEALQSRGMLADSVVVFASDNGAGPLASAAAEFPNAGSNWPLRGAKEGQWEGGVRTPALFWSGRALKDLPRAPSQQVVHLVDWAPTFYAAAGGDISKLGDVDGKDLWRALSTGTEKDRGDVIVELEGHKQMSAIISGRYKLVYRPGGPDDPQLDERVPPPRGQPPDDLDLDALMKSSAAWKALQSAARDGGHGTSSAPMPNWRQKAVLHCSKGNESSNDESVASNFDPYDAVFVFDIFGDPCETKNLASARTEVRDKLLKKLDRYRRAFHPRPGNNETDERGFPDRHRCLWEPWLGVKPAPYQNCSC encoded by the exons CGTGGTCATCTGCGCGTGTCTCGTGGAGTCTCGACGGCCATCTTCGCGCAAGCCGTCTCGACCTCCGCACATTATCTTCCTCTTCGCGGACGACGTT GGCTGGAACGACGTCAGCTTCCACGGCTCGCGGCAGATCCCCACGCCCAACCTGGACGCCCTGGCAGCATGGGGCGTTGTGCTGCAGAGACACTACTCGATGCCAACATGCTCGCCTTCCAGGACGGCCCTCATGACCTCGTACTACCCATCGCGCACGA GTGTGGGCCACATGGTATACCCAGCGGCCCCGAAAGGGGCCTTAGAGCTTCGCTTCAAGCTGCTGCCGCAGTGGCTGAAGGACCTCGGATACCGCACGCACATGTTGGGCAAG TGGCACCTGGGGTACAAGAGCATCGAGTACACGCCCACTTGGCGGGGTTTCGACACCTTCTTCGGCTACTACAACGGCGAGGGATACTACTTCAACCACACCGTCGCATGG CAAGGACACTGCGGCTTGGACATGTGGCACAACATTGGCCACAGAGTGCAACCCGTCACCAACCTCACCGGTGTCTACTCGACGTCTGCGTACACCAACCAGGCGAGGAAGATCATCGCCGATCATGACACTAATAAG CCCCTGTTCTTGTACGTGGCCTACGAGGCCGCTCACAGCACGTGCAATGGTTGCACCCCAGAGGCACCCCAGGAGGAAGTGGACAAGTTCGCGTACATTGAAGCCTCCAACCGCACTTTCTTCGCCG GCGCCGTCGATGTGATGGACCAGTCCATCGGGCAGGTTCtggaggcgctgcagtcgcgcggCATGCTCGCCGACAGTGTGGTGGTGTTCGCCAGCGACAACGGCGCCGGGCCGCTGGCCTCGGCAGCCGCCGAGTTCCCCAACGCCGGCTCCAACTGGCCCCTGCGTGGGGCCAAGGAGGGCCAGTGGGAGGGCGGGGTGCGCACGCCTGCGCTCTTCTGGTCCGGGCGCGCCCTCAAGGACCTGCCGCGGGCCCCGTCACAACAGGTGGTGCACCTGGTCGACTGGGCGCCCACGTTCTACGCGGCAGCAG GTGGTGACATTTCCAAGCTCGGTGACGTGGACGGCAAGGACCTGTGGCGAGCGCTATCGACGGGGACGGAGAAAGACCGGGGAGACGTGATCGTGGAGCTGGAAGGCCACAAGCAAATGTCAGCAATCATCTCCGGGAG GTACAAGCTGGTGTATCGTCCCGGGGGGCCGGATGACCCGCAGTTGGACGAGCGGGTGCCGCCTCCGCGAGGTCAACCTCCCGATGACCTTGACCTGGACGCCCTGATGAAGTCTTCTGCGGCCTGGAAGGCGCTGCAGAGCGCTGCCCGTGACGGTGGCCATGGCACGTCGTCAGCGCCAATGCCTAACTGGCGCCAAAAGGCAGTCCTCCACTGCAGCAAGGGAAACGAATCATCGAACGACGAGAGCGTCGCGAGCAACTTCGACCCGTACGACGCCGTCTTCGTGTTCGACATCTTCGGCGACCCTTGCGAGACGAAAAACCTGGCGTCGGCGAGAACTGAG GTGCGCGACAAGCTGCTGAAGAAGCTGGACAGGTACCGGAGGGCCTTCCATCCCCGACCGGGGAACAATGAAACCGACGAGCGAGGGTTTCCAGACCGCCATCGATGCCTGTGGGAGCCGTGGCTCGGCGTGAAGCCCGCGCCTTACCAGAACTGCTCCTGCTGA
- the LOC144107201 gene encoding uncharacterized protein LOC144107201 yields MNPDFVLMELAEIFEKTHSITPPYLLGPGLVRSVQDSQAEPAASPQPGPSRVTATASPIPGSSQPSTSRGSTTAGDSQPPSPSAQPSPLQQQPGPARKRPRTDTSRAVLESAVAHLEVAEANRQQRHRERMALEGRKVAAVERRTAALERVAAALERRELVSLCSPIHAPAHSPTHSPIHSPIRSPVRSPSPPYYNA; encoded by the exons ATGAACCCGGACTTTGTGCTCAT ggagctcgctgaaatttttgaaaaaactCACAGCATCACCCCACCCTACCTGCTGGGGCCAGGACTCGTCCGGAGCGTCCAAga CAGCCAGGCTGAACCTGCAGCCAGCCCCCAGCCTGGCCCCAGCAGGGTAACTGCCACAGCGAGCCCAATTCCCGGCAGCTCGCAACCAAGCACGAGCAGGGGCAGCACTACTGCTGGAGACTCGCAGCCCCCAAGCCCATCCGCGCAGCCTAGCCCCCTGCAACAGCAACCAGGCCCAGCCAGGAAGAGGCCCAGGACAGACACCTCTCGTGCAGTGCTCGAGAGTGCCGTCGCCCATCTTGAGGTGGCCGAAGCTAACAGGCAGCAGCGGCACAGGGAGCGCATGGCTCTTGAAGGGAGGAAGGTTGCTGCTGTAGAGAGGAGGACTGCAGCTCTTGAGCGGGTGGCTGCAGCACTTGAACGGCGCGAGCTTGTCTCACTCTGTTCTCCGATACATGCCCCAGCTCATTCCCCAACTCATTCCCCAATTCATTCCCCAATCCGTTCTCCAGTCCGCTCTCCAAGCCCTCCTTACTATAATGCTTAG